A single region of the Bartonella harrusi genome encodes:
- a CDS encoding YdaU family protein, translating to MSNGMPWVRFYLYDWISGTNGMTSEQRGVYITLLVCMYEKKEPLKTDFETLARVCHCSQKKFVAIVEYLVRNNKLVETDNGLWNTRVEEELKDFADKKEHISQIRSEAGKKGAQAKNNIKQHVNNFAEANNKQNTFFAEANAKQNQAIKNQNKNIYKKTNTIVLAKKENDFDFENTEIVDQAYEPSEDHDCEKRADAIETVAEDQSPIHEQENIPKKAKRSKANRGCRLPDDFEPDYDFAIAEGLPPERVKVEIAKFRDYWKAKTGKDATKTDWQATWRNWVRRAIDDLTKGRNYGKPNIAQTEQQRGKSYRVAQYMSDIKNSDSAYKFLFGDDERTTIPLVTGTKTLDCRSGANYLISQ from the coding sequence ATGTCTAATGGTATGCCGTGGGTAAGATTTTATTTGTATGACTGGATCAGTGGTACAAATGGAATGACATCTGAACAACGAGGGGTTTATATAACCCTTCTCGTTTGCATGTATGAAAAAAAAGAACCACTTAAAACAGATTTTGAAACACTTGCACGCGTTTGTCATTGTTCGCAGAAAAAGTTTGTAGCTATTGTCGAATATCTCGTGAGGAATAATAAACTTGTTGAGACAGATAATGGTTTGTGGAACACGCGTGTTGAAGAAGAGCTGAAAGATTTTGCTGATAAAAAAGAGCACATATCGCAAATCCGTAGTGAGGCTGGCAAAAAAGGTGCACAAGCAAAAAACAATATAAAACAACATGTTAATAATTTTGCTGAAGCAAATAACAAGCAAAACACTTTTTTTGCTGAAGCAAATGCTAAGCAAAATCAAGCTATAAAGAACCAGAATAAGAATATATATAAAAAAACTAACACTATCGTGTTAGCAAAAAAAGAAAACGATTTTGATTTTGAAAATACAGAAATTGTTGATCAGGCTTATGAACCATCAGAAGATCATGATTGCGAAAAGCGAGCAGATGCAATCGAAACGGTGGCAGAGGATCAATCTCCCATTCACGAGCAAGAAAACATTCCCAAAAAAGCAAAACGGTCTAAAGCCAATCGAGGCTGTCGATTACCGGACGATTTTGAACCGGATTACGATTTCGCAATTGCAGAGGGCTTGCCTCCAGAGCGTGTGAAAGTCGAAATCGCAAAGTTTCGAGATTATTGGAAAGCCAAGACAGGTAAGGATGCGACCAAAACGGATTGGCAAGCAACGTGGCGCAATTGGGTACGAAGGGCTATTGATGATTTAACGAAAGGAAGAAACTATGGAAAACCCAATATTGCACAAACAGAACAACAGCGTGGCAAATCTTATCGAGTTGCACAATACATGTCCGATATCAAAAATTCAGACAGTGCGTACAAGTTTTTATTCGGTGATGACGAAAGAACCACCATTCCTTTGGTTACCGGGACAAAAACCCTCGATTGCAGAAGCGGAGCGAATTACCTCATTAGCCAATGA
- a CDS encoding crossover junction endodeoxyribonuclease RuvC — MITNAPTILCLDLGTTTGWAIRGVDGHIFSGTVNFQPRRFEGGGMRYLRFKQWLTEMKATAGGIDAVYFEEVRRHVGTDAAHVYGGFLGHLTAWCEHHEIPYEGIPVGTIKKVTTGKGNASKEEMIKAMCAKGHKPKDDNEADALAILYLMKKGDAHV, encoded by the coding sequence ATGATCACTAACGCACCAACCATTCTTTGCCTTGATCTAGGTACCACAACAGGCTGGGCAATACGTGGTGTGGATGGTCACATCTTTAGTGGCACGGTCAATTTTCAACCACGCCGTTTTGAAGGCGGTGGTATGCGTTATCTGCGCTTTAAACAATGGCTTACAGAAATGAAGGCAACAGCCGGTGGTATTGATGCTGTGTATTTTGAAGAGGTGCGCCGGCATGTTGGTACTGATGCGGCGCATGTTTACGGTGGTTTCCTAGGTCATTTAACAGCTTGGTGTGAACATCATGAAATACCTTATGAAGGCATCCCTGTTGGCACAATTAAGAAGGTAACGACAGGAAAAGGAAATGCCTCAAAAGAAGAAATGATTAAGGCGATGTGTGCAAAGGGACACAAACCTAAGGATGATAATGAAGCAGATGCTTTAGCAATTTTATATTTAATGAAAAAAGGGGATGCGCATGTCTAA
- a CDS encoding helix-turn-helix domain-containing protein → MEKLKSYLIRNKLSQAEFGKQVGVAQSTINRYLRGLRFPEPEIVLKIEKTTNGIVRPVDWYVDLYPRPSLEEVGVPLTTADNKHQQPNSHS, encoded by the coding sequence ATGGAAAAATTGAAATCATATCTCATACGAAATAAACTATCTCAAGCCGAATTTGGGAAGCAAGTTGGCGTAGCACAGAGTACGATTAACAGGTATTTACGCGGCTTGCGGTTTCCTGAGCCTGAAATTGTCTTAAAGATTGAAAAGACAACCAATGGTATTGTTCGTCCCGTTGACTGGTATGTCGATTTATACCCACGCCCCTCTCTTGAAGAGGTAGGCGTGCCACTGACTACAGCTGATAACAAACACCAACAACCCAATTCACACTCTTAA